In one Podarcis muralis chromosome 7, rPodMur119.hap1.1, whole genome shotgun sequence genomic region, the following are encoded:
- the LOC114603412 gene encoding amino acid transporter heavy chain SLC3A2-like — protein MGKAEDVVLTSQVPSESIPLLGHALPSPTYLSQEEVVQQAGSAPWPGVRKALLCLLGALFACLLALAVLLLVTMPRPRPPLVWWQKASFYHLPPASFPDSDGDGQGDLEGVRRQLDRILAFSIQALVLGPILESDLANLSRILPAHGSQEQLEALVDVGKKEGLRILLELPVWEEELDSPAKHNRTHQHLKGAFQFWQALGVHGFLVGKDPTWRLEAVLDAWSELGAQTKPDRGQEKVLIVRDESERCNISCRVPDSAILCCRLLGAERNLTAQGLAQRVEGALGHPRVPWPGWMVPWGSPLKAGLGEMLAVLQLTLPGVPLLQGGEGSPVPLQNASTEGSSDRALLENLHRSLLTLHASSFALHGVDYIPLPLAGHSEDVFVFLRPGSCSAILVVLNLGPQPFQLILSQLNFLVPAKVLFSTHPEPQRESNVDRVRLRPHQAVLLQVPRGHGQ, from the exons ATGGGCAAAGCGGAAGATGTGGTCCTCACTTCCCAGGTGCCCAGCGAGAGCATCCCCTTACTGGGCCACGCCCTGCCCAGCCCCACCTACCTGAGCCAGGAGGAGGTGGTGCAGCAGGCGGGGTCTGCCCCCTGGCCGGGCGTCCGCAAGGCCCTGCTCTGCCTCCTGGGGGCGCTGTTCGCCTGCCTGCTCGCCCTGGCTGTCCTCCTCTTGGTCACGATGCCACGGCCGCGGCCACCGTTGGTCTGGTGGCAGAAAGCATCCTTCTACCACCTGCCCCCGGCCTCCTTCCCGGATTCCGACGGCGATGGGCAAGGGGACCTGGAAG GTGTGAGACGTCAGCTGGACCGGATCCTAGCCTTCTCCATCCAGGCCTTGGTGCTGGGCCCCATCCTTGAGAGCGACCTTGCCAATCTGAGCAGGATCCTACCTGCCCATGGGTCTCAGGAACAGCTGGAAGCCCTGGTGGATGTTGGGAAGAAGGAAg GACTCCGGATTTTGCTTGAACTCCCAGTCTGGGAAGAGGAGCTGGACTCCCCTGCAAAGCACAACCGGACACACCAGCACCTCAAG GGGGCGTTCCAGTTCTGGCAGGCTTTGGGGGTCCACGGATTCCTGGTGGGCAAGGATCCCACCTGGCGGCTGGAGGCG GTGCTGGATGCCTGGAGTGAGCTGGGCGCTCAGACGAAGCCAGATCGGGGACAGGAGAA GGTCCTGATCGTCCGGGACGAGAGCGAAAGGTGCAATATTTCTTGCCGGGTGCCTGACAGCGCCATCCTCTGCTGCCGTCTGCTGGGAGCCGAGAGGAACCTGACTGCCCAAGGACTGGCGCAACGGGTGGAAGGGGCCTTGGGGCACCCGCGGGTGCCCTGGCCTGGCTGGATG gtgCCATGGGGATCCCCATTGAAGGCTGGCTTGGGGGAGATGTTGGCTGTTCTCCAGCTCACCCTTCCGGGAGTCCCGCTATTGCAAGGTGGTGAAGGATCCCCTGTTCCGTTGCAGAATGCGTCCACG GAAGGAAGCTCTGACCGGGCTCTGCTGGAGAACCTGCACCGCTCTCTCCTGACTTTGCACGCCAGCTCCTTCGCTCTGCATGGGGTCGATTACATCCCTCTGCCCCTTGCCGGCCACTCTGAGGACGTCTTCGTCTTTCTCCGCCCCGGATCCTGCTCCGCAATCCTGGtggtcttgaacctgggaccgcAGCCCTTCCAGCTCATCCTGAGCCAGCTCAACTTCCTGGTTCCTGCGAAGGTCCTCTTCAGCACCCACCCTGAGCCCCAGCGCGAGAGCAACGTGGACAGAGTGAGGCTGAGGCCACACCAAGCTGTCCTCCTCCAAGTGCCCAGAGGACACGGGCAGTGA